A portion of the Meriones unguiculatus strain TT.TT164.6M chromosome 14, Bangor_MerUng_6.1, whole genome shotgun sequence genome contains these proteins:
- the LOC110544219 gene encoding vomeronasal type-2 receptor 116-like — MFSLIFILWLLQIPSLICAFNNNQCYYQIKEDFHREGDVVIGAFFPVHTYYTIQEIPHSHLLGYYEDYYLQYNFKNYQFILALVYAIEEINGNPNHLPNISIGFDFYNVRFTEKEILMNTCIWLTAHRREKVLPNYNCKKRNFIAALTGTSWTTSAYIGTLLQLFKFPQLSFGPYDPILSDRGQYSSLYQMAPKDTSLSLGIVSLLIHFSWSWVGLILPDDHKGNKILSDFRDEMERKRICTAFVKMIPTTWTLYFNKRWKFIDEIQESSANVIIIHGDIDSLQGLMRSIGQKLLTWKVWVMNFVQDVNSHADYFMLDSFHGSLIFTHHYRGSFEFTNFIQTVTPYRYPEDIYLPKMWYLFFRCSFSEIDCQLLDNCQANASLNVLPRHLFDVSMSEESYNIYRAAYAVAHSLHEMRLNQVQMQPYENGKEMEFFPWQLNAFLRDIHVRDNMGLYWREKLNEEYNIFNLWDFPKGLGLQKKIGNFCANAPQGKQLSLSEHMIQWPEIFSEIPKSVCSESCGPGFRKANLEGKAVCCYNCTPCAENEISNETDVDQCVKCPESHYANTEKNQCLQKAVSFLAYEDPLGMALTSIALCFSAVTVVAIGVFVKHRDTPIVKANNQALSYILLITLTFCFLCSLNFIGHPNTATCILQQTTFGVAFTVALATVLAKAITVVIAFKATFPGRMVRWLMVSRATNYIIPICTLIQLVLCGIWMATSPPFIDQDDHVEHEHIIILCNKGSALAFHCVLGYHCFLAFGSYTMAFLSRNLPDSFNESKFLSFSMLVFFCVWVTFLPVYHSTKGKVMVAMEVFAIVASSAALLGFIFAPKCYIILLRPEKNSLHHIRGKTHSRKHKSDKT, encoded by the exons ATGTTCTCCTTgatttttattctctggctcttGCAGATTCCCAGTCTTATCTGTGCCTTTAACAACAATCAATGCTATTACCAAATAAAAGAAGATTTTCACCGTGAAGGAGATGTGGTGATTGGTGCATTTTTCCCTGTTCATACTTATTACACCATCCAAGAAATTCCACATTCCCATCTACTTGGGTACTATGAGGACTATTACCTACA GTATAATTTTAAGAATTACCAGTTTATTCTGGCTCTGGTATATGCTATTGAGGAGATCAATGGGAACCCGAATCATTTACCCAACATATCTATTGGATTTGACTTCTACAATGTCCGATTCACTGAGAAGGAAATTCTTATGAATACCTGTATATGGCTCACAGCACACAGACGAGAAAAAGTTTTACCTAATTACAACTGTAAAAAGAGAAATTTTATTGCTGCACTCACAGGCACATCATGGACGACATCTGCCTACATTGGGACATTGCTACAACTCTTTAAATTTCCTCAG CTTTCTTTTGGACCTTATGATCCTATCTTGAGTGACAGAGGTCAGTATTCTTCTCTCTACCAGATGGCACCCAAGGATACATCTCTTTCACTTGGCATTGTCTCTTTGCTGATTCATTTTAGCTGGTCCTGGGTTGGTCTCATCCTCCCAGATGACCACAAAGGGAATAAAATCCTATCAGATTTCAGAGATgagatggagagaaaaagaatCTGCACAGCTTTTGTGAAGATGATCCCAACCACATGGACTTTATATTTTAACAAGCGCTGGAAATTTATTGATGAGATCCAGGAATCATCTGCAAATGTGATAATTATTCATGGTGACATTGATTCTTTACAAGGTCTGATGAGAAGTATTGGGCAAAAGTTATTGACATGGAAAGTGTGGGTCATGAACTTTGTACAGGATGTTAATTCTCATGCTGATTATTTTATGTTAGACTCATTTCATGGGAGCCTCATTTTTACCCACCATTACAGGGGAAGTTTTGAGTTTACCAATTTTATTCAAACAGTTACTCCTTACAGATACCCAGAAGACATTTATCTTCCTAAAATGTGGTATTTGTTCTTCAGGTGCTCATTTTCTGAAATTGATTGTCAACTTTTGGACAACTGTCAAGCCAATGCTTCTCTGAATGTATTACCTAGACACTTATTTGATGTGTCCATGAGTGAAGAGAGCTACAATATATACAGAGCTGCGTATGCTGTGGCTCACAGTCTGCATGAGATGAGGCTTAACCAAGTACAAATGCAACCAtatgaaaatggaaaagagaTGGAGTTCTTCCCATGGCAG CTTAACGCTTTCCTGAGAGACATTCATGTGAGAGACAACATGGGTTTATATTGGAGAGAGAAGTTAAATGAAGAGTATAACATCTTTAACCTTTGGGATTTTCCCAAGGGTCTTGGACtacagaagaaaataggaaatttTTGTGCAAATGCTCCTCAGGGTAAACAGTTATCTTTATCTGAGCATATGATACAATGGCCAGAAATATTTTCAGAG ATTCCTAAGTCCGTGTGCAGTGAGAGTTGTGGGCCTGGATTCAGGAAAGCAAATCTGGAGGGCAAGGCTGTTTGCTGTTACAACTGCACTCCTTGTGCAGAGAATGAGATTTCTAATGAGACAG ATGTGGATCAGTGTGTGAAGTGTCCAGAAAGCCATTATGCAAATACAGAGAAGAACCAGTGTCTCCAGAAGGCAGTGAGCTTTCTGGCTTATGAAGACCCCTTAGGAATGGCTCTCACTAGCATAGCCCTGTGCTTCTCTGCAGTCACAGTCGTTGCTATTGGGGTGTTTGTGAAACACAGAGACACGCCCATTGTCAAGGCCAATAATCAAGCTCTCAGTTACATTTTGCTCATCACActcactttctgtttcctctgttcTTTGAACTTCATTGGCCACCCCAACACAGCCACCTGCATCCTGCAGCAGACAACATTTGGAGTTGCCTTTACTGTGGCTCTTGCCACTGTGTTGGCCAAAGCTATTACTGTGGTCATTGCCTTCAAGGCTACTTTTCCAGGGAGAATGGTGAGATGGCTGATGGTATCAAGGGCCACAAACTACATCATTCCTATTTGTACTCTGATCCAACTTGTTCTTTGTGGAATATGGATGGCAACCTCTCCTCCATTCATTGACCAAGATGATCATGTTGAACATGAGCACATCATCATTTTGTGTAACAAGGGCTCAGCTCTTGCCTTCCACTGTGTCCTGGGATATCACTGCTTCTTGGCCTTTGGGAGTTATACCATGGCCTTCTTGTCCAGGAATCTACCTGATTCATTCAATGAATCCAAATTTCTGTCGtttagcatgctggtgttcttctgtgtttgggtcaCTTTCCTCCCTGTCTACCACAGCACTAAAGGGAAAGTCATGGTGGCTATGGAAGTTTTTGCCATCGTGGCTTCCAGTGCAGCACTTCTTGGCTTCATATTTGCCCCTAAGTGTTATATTATATTGTTGAGACCAGAAAAGAACTCACTTCACCATATCAGGGGCAAAACACATTCTAGAAAGCATAAGTCTGACAAAACATAG